ACTGTCAATCATCACTTCGATCCATAGAGTTTATCTCAAAACAACTTTTGTTACGACGGGATCATGAGATAAATAAGTCGTGATCTCAACATAACAAGGGAATACGTTTTTTATTCAAATGTTCTTTTTGCACTTCCGTATTTGTTTACGTTTAGCTCATTCAATTAGATCACCAATCAGAGCAGGCAAGCTGGTTGTTTACATGGGTGATGGACAGAGCAGGCAAGCTGGTTGTTTACATGGGTGATGGACAGAGCAGGCAAGCTGGTTGTTTACATGGGTGATGGACAGAGCAGGCAAGCTGGTTGTTTACATGGGTGATGGACAGAGCAGGCAAGCTGGTTGTTTACATGGGTGATGGACAGAGCAGGCAAGCTGGTTGTTTACATGGGTGATGGACAGAGCAGGCAAACTGGTTGTTTACATGGGTGATGGACAGAGCAGGCAAGCTGGTTGTTTACATGGGTGATGGACAGATCAGGCAAGCTGGTTGTTAACATGGGTGATGGACAGAGCAGGCAAGATGGTTGTTTACATGGGTGATGGACAGAGCAGGCAAACTGGTTGTTTACATGGGTGATGGACAGAGCAGGCAAATTGGTTGTTAACATTGGTTATGGACAGAGCAGGCAAGCTGGTTGTTTACATGGGTGATGGACAGAGCAGGCAAGCTGGATGTTTACATGGGTGATGGACAGCCAAGTGTAGCCTACGGCACAAGATGCGACTGAAATTTTGCAGGTGGGGAGAGAGCAACAGAGGCTTGAGGAGGCTTGAAGCGCTATGGGCCTCTTGTTACAGAATTATACTTAGGAGGAGCTTCTATGGAAGAACTTTGAACGtcctttgagctagctagctaacgagcttgtgtgtgcagagcagcaccagaattaaaaacacgtcttacctttttgtagttaataaatccaacgtGATAACTTGGCCAATAGTATCCTTAACTGGCTTTGTAAAAgtgaatccattcttctctagctAATAAAAacatctctctccctatcttctgaATCATCATTAtaatgtcagtacagtagcctatgctttggagggggggaggggcaggtagcctaaacaTGTATAAGGTAAAGATTTCCAgcttgcaggcagacactggaatacgtttctgagtgacagagtgagggctttgcgtAGGCGCTTTGTTGCGTTTTGTTGTGGGACTTGAAAAAAAATGCCTGGAACGTAAAAAAACGTTATTAGCCGGTtccaatgcttttaaaataacgctACTGTTCCCGGAACAGTATGGATAACTTTCGTTCCAGGTTCTGTTTCTGTTCCTTAACAATGTTCATTATTTTCCGTTTTTTGGTTCTGTTCCgggaaccggttccaaccccatGATTTTGACACCAATCTTTTTGAGAATAATTTGTATTACTTCAGGGATTCTTGAAATACAGGACAATCAGAACAAAACAAAAATCACAGCAAAAATTGTTCTTAATATTAACAACATTTGATAAATTCTATATTTTGATAAACCAAAGTATCAGCTATCACTATCACACATGTAAAGGAACCGCCTCTTAATTTATTGGGGGAGAGGCGATGtcatacattatttttactcCCCCCCCAACGTAAAAGATATCTTCACACACCCCTCTCATAGAACCAAATATTATGTTCTcgaccacaaataacaataactgtagcagccctgtgtttataaacgtggatatCGACTTTTGCCACGTTCAATACCATGCAGGTGCTACGATCGTCGcaaggaggagaccaaggtgcagcgtgggaaGTGATCATCATAAAtgttattataactcagaacactaaacaaaacaacaaacaaaggcaaaccgaacgtcacgttctgttctgttcttttgttttcttttcttttcttactGAGCTGTacgaaaacaagatcccacaacaaaGGAGgagaaaaagggctgcctaagtatgattcccaatcagagacaacgaaagacagctgcctctgattaggaaccatactcagccaaaacacaaagaaatacacaaactagattgcccaccccatatcacaccctgacctaaccaaaatagaggaaGTAAAACGTCTCTcaaaggtcagggcgtgacagcagggGCCAGAAGATTGAGAGTTCGCCGACCACCACAGACAAGCTAACTTGTCCAACAGCCAATGTGGCAGGTTGATGAAAACAATGGACCAGCCACTCAGATTTTTTTACCAGCCTAAATATTTTTTTGACATAATTACACCAAAAAAAACTGATGAGCATGCTtcgtaatgtttctaaaacaataaatgtattaccagtaagaagtaatgtggtattttgcccaaatgtatttcatttttttgtgatttgagtcttttaaccaaaatatcacagaTCAGACAAACAAAAATGTTCAGCTGCCCCTTTAAGGACGGGAGGTTACCGTGGTAATGTGCCTGTGAGATTCTGACTAGTAGCCGACTTCACTTTGCTAGCAGTCGAAACAAACtgaaacattgaaaaacaacctGGCTGCTGAACAAGACAAGAAACACTTTCAAGTAAATTAGAGTAACGTTTATGCCTGTGGCAGCGCTTCTAAAAAAAACAGTCTTTCAGCACTTCACTCACAGTGCTCACAGCTGCTCACAGCCCACAAACCAGGCAGTGTTGCTGCACGAGGAAGGCTTTAGGATTCCTAATTCTTTGTGCGAttaccagctatgaaacaaaatggCAGAAATAATTTGAAAAAACGGCTACTGCACAGTTTATTTTGCCATAAATGTGCTCATACTTGACTTTTGAACTTTATTTTAATTTGCAAAATGCCAGTGGAATGCTGGCACTGTGTagccctgacccctgacccctaaccacCCGCCAACGTGACTGATGAAATAAACATCTTTACCCGCCATTGCCAAAAATCTACCCACATTTGGCGGGTGGCTGGTGTTAATTTCAGGCCCTGTCCTCAGTTGCTTCATGACTCTAAAACCTaattaaaataaacatatttGAACCAAAATTAATATCCTATCTTAGTATATCCAGGGAGATGGAGTTGACAGTTTACGGTGACTtcaatattgtttgtttaaatctaaaatgtgtttgtgtgtgtgtgtgtttcagacggTTCCGTCTCTAAATATAGAGTTGGGTTGGTGTGATGAAGGATTCTGATTCTGATAAAGTCTTAAAACCTCGACTCTGAGACGACCCAGCAGGATTCTGATTCTGATAAAGTCTTTAAACCTCGACTCTGAGACGACCCAGCAGGATTCTGATAAAGTCTTAAAACCTCGACTCTGAGACTTCCTAAGACGCAGATACAACGATCTTCAACAAGAACAAGAGAAAAATACTTTAATTAATCCGTACGAGATGGAAAACCAAGACAGAAGAGCGGAGGGTTGACCCCAAAACCCACCGACCCAAATAAATCCAAGGACTGCAGTAGGTAGGTGATGGTTTGGTTTGATAAAGGATTTAAAAGTGGCCCGTTTCTGCTCTCTCGTCAACTCGGCTGTGAGGCAGTCCATATGGGGGAATGAAAGAGGGCTGTGGAAGGGTGTCTAAGAGGGTAAGGATTTCATTACAGTACTTAGCTTTGACAGGCTGTAAGCGGGGAAAAATATGTCGTTTTCCAAACATGGTTCGGGGAGGGGTGAAgttagggagagagggggagagagataaaaaCTCAAGTGTTGGACGCTGTGTTTACAAAGTGTTGGAGAGTCTGAGCCTGAAGAGAGTGCTGACTGTACCATTAGTAGCTAACTTGTCATTTCAACATCAGTGCTACTGTATATCAGAGCAGTTGAAGTAAAATAATCGTATCTCAGATTTTTATGGAACCTTCAGGCACAAATCACAAAGATGAGAAGGACACTGCTTTCATggaagtagaggaggaggaggagaaggaagatgaagaggaggaagatgaagaggaggaagacgATAGCGAGACAACAGTGATAGACGGTGAAGAGGAATCGGATGACAAAGCCAAGGAGACTGAACCCCAGCAGCAGGAGAAGCAGGCCTGGGCCCCCACTACCTACTCCAAGTTTGGTAAAGAGGTGTTCTGCTACGTAGGACAGGAGATCAGCATCTTTGAGGCCTTGGACTCTTACGGTGCTGTCATCTGGCCAGCGGTGAGTCAGTCTACTATTGAACATGACATTCATGGATGGATGTAGGATAACGATTCATTAATATGATGGAGatggatgatgatgataatgttgGAGATGGGGATGATgacgatggatggatggatggagggagggagggagggatggagggagggagggatggagggggagggagggatggagggagggagggagggatggagggagggagggagggatggagggggggagggagggatggagggagggagggatggagggggggagggagggagggatggagggagtgagggagggatggagggagggagggatggagggggggagggagggatggagggagggagggagggaggcagggagggagggagggagggagggagggagggatggagggagggagggagggagggagggagggatggatggatggagggatggagggagggatggaggaatggagggagggagggagggagggagggagggagggagggatggagggagggagggatggatggagggatgggtgggtggatgaatGGGTGGATGTATGgattgagggatggagggagggagggagggagggagggagggagggagggagggtgcacGATGCTAATAATTTGACGTTATAATAAATATGGTTGAAGTTATAACAACTATAATGATGGTTTCTATAGTAACTATGGTTGAAGTTCTAACAACTATAATGAGGGTTTCTATAGTAACTATGGTTGAAGTTCTAACAACTATAATGAGGGTTTCTATAGTAACTATGGTTGAAGATATAACAACTATAATGATGGTTTCTATAGTAACTATGGCTGAAGTTCTAACAACTATAATGATGGTTTAAATAGTAACTATGGTTGAAGATATAACAACTATAATGAGGGTTTCTATAGTAACTATGGTTGAAGTTCTAACAACTATAATGAGGGTTTCTATAGTAACTATGGTTGAAGTTCTAACAACTATAATGAGGGTTTCTATAGTAACTATGGTTGAAGTTCTAACAACTATAATGATGGTTTCTATGGTAACTATGGTTGAAGTTCTAACAACTATAATGATGGTTTCTATAGTAACTATGGATGAAGTTCTAACAACTATAATGGTGGTTTCTATAGTAACTGTGGTTGAAGTTCTAACAACTATAATGATGGTTTCTATGGTAACTGTGGTTGCCTGCAGGCGTTGGCTCTGTGTCACTACCTAGAGACCAACGTTGAGCAGGTGAACCTGGTGGACAAGGCAGTGCTGGAGCTAGGAGCAGGCCCTGGCCTAGTGTCTATTGTAGCCACACTCCTAGGTGAGTCTGGGCATTAAATTTACTCATATTGTACATCTGAGAAGATCGGAGAGGTGTAAGTAATATGGCAACATTTCTACCTAGCCTATCAAGGTGgctagcaaggtggaggaggtcctggcaaggtggttagcaaggtggaggaggtcctatcaaggtggttagcaaggtggaggaggtcctatcaaggtggttagcaaggtggaggaggtcctatcaaggtggctagcaaggtggaggaggtcctggcaaggtggctagcaaggtggaggaggtcctatcaaggtggatagcaaggtggaggaggtcctggcaaggtggatagcaaggtggaggaggtcctggcaaggtggatagcaaggtggaggaggtcctatcaAAGTGGCTAGCtaggtggaggaggtcctggcaaggtggaggaggtcctggcaaggtggaggaggtcctatcaAGGTAGTTAGCAAGGTGGAGGAGATCCTaccaaggtggaggaggtcctatcaaggtggaggaggtcctggcaaggtggaggaggtcctagcaaggtggaggaggtcctatcaATGTGgctagcaaggtggaggaggtcctggcaaggtggaggaggtcctagcaaggtggaggaggtcctagcaaggtggaggaggtcctatcaaggtggaggaggtcttatcaaggtggaggaggtcctatcaaggtggaggaggtccaatcaaggtggaggaggtcctatcaATGTGgctagcaaggtggaggaggtcctggcaaggtggaggaggtcctagcAAGGTGAAGAAGGTCCTATCAAGGTggatagcaaggtggaggaggtcctatcaaggtggaggaggtcctatcaaggtggaggaggtcctagcAAGGTGGAGAAGGTCCTATCAAGGTggatagcaaggtggaggaggtcctggcaaggtggaggaggtcatAGCAAGGTGAAGAAGGTCCTATCAAGGTggatagcaaggtggaggaggtcctatcaaggtggaggaggtcctagcaaggtggaggaggtcctagcAAGGGGGAGGAGGTcctagcaaggtggaggaggtcctatcaAGTTTTAGGAGGTCCTAGCtaggtggaggaggtcctatcaATGTGgctagcaaggtggaggaggtcctggcaaggtggaggaggtcctggcaGTCTATACCACTTACACCTATCCAATCTTTTCAGATCTGCTTGAAGTGTCCTAGGCACTAGACGACTAgaggctaggggttgatttggtacTGGCCACCTGTGTGTCTGTTAGTTGATTAACAGAGTGCTTCCTGTCCCCAGGTGCCTGGGTCACAGCTACAGACCTACCAGAGATCATAGGTAACCTGAGAGCCAACCTACTCCGTAACACCAGAGGGCGCTGTAGGTCCACTCCCCAAGCTGCAGCTCTGTCCTGGGGTCCTGACGTGGAACGCACCTACCCCAGTTCCGTCTATCGCTATGACTACGTGCTGGCGGCTGACGTGGTGTATCACCATGACTACCTGGAAGAGCTGCTGTTCACCATGAGATACTTCTGCCGTCcaggttgattgattggttgattggttgattggttagttggttggttggttggttggttgatttattgattgaacagtttaaaaaaattccctgaatattttatttattttttatttcacctttatttaaccaggtaggctagttgagaacaagttctcatttacaactgcgacctggccaagataaagcaaagcagtgcgacacaaaaaacaacaacacagagttgcacatggaataaacaagcgtacagtcgaTACCACAATATAACACATGAAAGCATTAAATGACGAGTATTTGTAATGTGATCCTCAGGAACCACTCTGATCTGGGCCAACAAGGTCCGCCTCAAGACAGACCTGAGCTTCACTGAGGACTTCCAGGACACCTTCAACACCACACTGCTGGCAGATATGGGAGAAGTAAACATATTCATGGGCACGTGtcgagaaacagaggaggaaccAGAGCTGGTCCCAGGAaaacaacaggaagaagaggaggaagaacatGTCACAGAGTGTTTACAGGAGGAGGAAAATGGTTtagaggaaaaggaggaagagTTTAAGGCAGATGAAACAACTGAGAATGAGGAAGAAGACGAGACACAGAAGAATGGACTGAAAGAGGAGAACAAGGACAGAGAAAACCAGGAAGACTCTCAGGATCGCAGAGACGATGAAGAGCAGCAGAATTCTGCTGGCTCACGTTCTACCTCCGAATCAGAGCTCGGGGGTCTTGGTGAGCATCCAACCTACTGCAAATATAGTAAATATAAGTTCTGAAAGGCCAGGAGGTGATCTCATTGTGTTGTTGaattagtttagtttattaggatccccattaactactgcacatgcagcagctactcttcatggaTTGACTTGTGGTCTTCTATATGTTTCTTGTGCAGAGGAGGCAGACACTCAGGACTCAAATGTCCAGCAGGAGGAGAGACCAGTCCGGGTCGAGCAGTTTGTTGCGGAGGCAGACACTCAGGACTCAAATGTCCAGCAGGAGGAGAGACCAGTCCGGGTCGAGCAGTTTGTTGTGGAGGCAGACATTCAGGACTCAAATGTCCAGCAGGAGCAGAAACCAGTCCGGGTCGAGCAGTTTGTTATGGAGGCAGACACTCAGGACTCAAATGTCCCGCAGGAGGAGAGACCAGTCCGGGTCGAGCAGTTTGTTGCGGAGGCAGACACTCAGGACTCAAATGTCCAGCAGGAGGAGAGACCAGTCCGGGTCGAGCAGTTTGTTGTGGAGGCAGACACTCAGGACTCAAATGTCCAGCAGGAGGAGAGACCAGTCTGGGTCGAGCAGTTTGTTGCGGAGACAGACAAAAGGTCAGAGGAACAAGACAacagtttggaggaggaggattcTGATGCAGGTGATGGCAGTTGCCAAGCATGGGAGGAACAGACATTGGAACATAGTGATGAAGGatatgaggatgatgatgatgatgcagaAAACACTAACTCCCGCTGTAGCACCGAAGTGACTGACGAAGACATTATCGGTGAGTCGTTGACACCATTATTTAACGCCTAGATACTCAGACTCAATCATTCAAAAACACAAGTCTACCATTGTCAGTACACACCCAAGAAATAGCAATGGTATGATCCATCCCTATTAGAATGTGAATAAGTGGTTTGTTCCATTCCTGTGTAGAGGAGTTGGACACCAAGGAAACCAAGGATACAGGAAATGCCCAGCTGGATAATACCCACGTCCCCTGGATACGACTGGACAGAGAGGTCTACTTCTATGCTGGGCACAAAATCAACATCGTAGAGGCAATGGACTCCCATGGTGGAGTGATATGGCCAGCAGTGAGTACAGTTCTACACTACATTTGGCGTTGTCGGCAGGAAAAATCACTACATTTGAAATGGTTCGCAGGATAAATCGCTACATTTGAAGCAGTCGGCAGGATAAATCACTACATTTGAAGCAGTCGGCAGGATAAATCGTTACATTTGGCGTTGTCGGCAGGATAAATCGGTACATTTGGCGTTTGTCGATAGGATAAATCGCTACATTTGAAATGGTTCGCAGGATAAATCGTTCCATTTGAAGTAGTCGGCAGGATAAATCACTACATTTAAAGCAGTCGGCAGGATAAATCACTACATTTGAAGTAGTCGGCAGGATAAATCACTACATTTGAAGTAGTCGGCAGGATAAATCACTACATTTGGTGTTGTCGGCAGGATAAATCACTACATTTGGCGTTGTTGGCAGGATAAATCGCTACATTTGGTGTTGTCGGCAGGATAAATTGTTACATTTGGTGTTGTCGGCAGAATAAATCGCTACATTTGGCGTTGTCGGCAGGATAAATTGCTACATTTGGCGTTGTCAGCAGGATAAATCGCTCCATTTGGTGTAGTCGGCAGGATAAATCGCTACATTTGGCGTAGTCGGCAGGATAAATCATTACATTTGGTGTAGTCGGCAGGATAAATTGCTACATTTGGAGTAGTCAGCAGGTAATAAATCGCTACATTTGGCGTTGTCGGCAGAATAAATTGCTACATTTGTCATTGTTGGCAGGATAAATCGCTACATTTGAAGCAGTCGGCAGGATAAATCACTACATTTGAAGCAGTCGGCAGGATAAACCGCTACATTTGGTGTTGTCGGCAGGATAAATCATTACATTTGAAGTAGTCGGCAGGATAAATCACTACATTTGAAGCAGTCGGCAGGATAAATCAGTACATTTGAAGCAGTCGGCAGGATAAATCAGTACATTTGAAGCAGTCGGCAGGAGAAATCGTTACATTTGGCATTGTCGGCAGGATAAATCGTTACATTTGAAGTAGTCGGCAGGATAAATCCCTACATTTGGCGTCGTCGGCAGGATAAATCACTACATTTGGCGTTGTCGGCAGGATAAATCACTACATTTGGCGTCGTCAGCAGGATAAATCACTACATTTGGCGTCGTCAGCAGGATAAATCACTACATTTGGCGTTGTCGGCAGGATAAATCAATGCACCAAACACTCACATGGAACAACAGGTAAGGTGTCTTCTCGCCTTCCTGTTCAGAATGCTCTTCTACAGGGTAACAGACAAATGGACTACTGACACCTAGTGGTGGACCTCTAAAAAGGTCCTACCTGCAACACACATGTGATGGAACACTAGGTGGTGATAGGCTACacatagtaatgtaatgtatttgcTCCCCTGCAGGCATTGGCTCTATGTAACTACCTGGAGACCAATACTGATGTGGTAGATCTGAAAGGAAAGCAGGTTTTGGAACTGGGTTCAGGGACAGGATTAGTGTCTATCGTTGCCAGTCTACTGGGTAAGTCTTACTGATTACCTTTGAGTTTTACACTGTAATCCTATCAGCTGTTGTATCTGGTGATAGATGTCTTTTGTAGTCAGTTTTCTTGTTCTTGTTCTTGTTCTTAAAAAGCTCCTAATGTAATGTGTCCCCAGGTGCCCAGGTGATGGCCACCGACCTCCCAGACGTCCTTAGTAATCTGAGATACAATTTACTCCGAAACACCAGAGGGCGCTCTAAATATACACCTGAGGTGACAGCTCTAACCTGGGGTCCTGAGGTGGAACGCACCTACCCCAGATCCGTCTATCGCTATGACTACGTGCTGGCGGCTGACGTGGTGTATCACCTTGACTTGGAGGAGCTGTTGGTTACCATGAAATACTTCTGTTGTCCAGGAACCACTCTGATCTGGGCCAACAAGGTCCGCCTCAAGACAAACCTGGTATTCACTGAAGACTTCAAGAACACCTTCAACACCACACTGctggctgagatgggagaggtTAAGATCTTCAAGGCCAcgtgcagagagacagaggaacacCTTCAACACCACCCTGctggctgagatgggagaggtTAAGATCTTCAAGGCCAcgtgcagagagacagaggaacacCTTCAACACCACCCTGctggctgagatgggagaggtTAAGATCTTCAAGGCCAcgtgcagagagacagaggaacacCTTCAACACCACCCTGctggctgagatgggagaggtTAAGATCTTCAAGGCCAcgtgcagagagacagaggaacacCTTCAACACCACCCTGctggctgagatgggagaggtTTATGCCCATATGTAAAATTTAGGAATTAGGGAAGACAAAGGAATAGGGAGCATCCTGCAGACTATGCCAAATGTAACCAAGACTTCCTGTCCCTTCTTCCTCTGAGAAATGCTTGAAGACAGAAGGCGGCCATCTTGGCTGATGATAATGGACGTTGATGGACTACTGATGTTGATGTTTGATGTTCTACTTACTACTTACCTGCTATATGTAGTGCTTTATTGTTTACTTCGTTTTTTTACACATGTACTTAGATAGTTGATattaatattaaaatgtatgcactttGCTGTCTTGTTTCAGTTTGtttggtcaaataataataccaataataataattatggaTATAGTAAGTATGCTTCTGGTGGACCCGAGAAATACATAACACACTCACAATGGAAGACAATTAGTCTTCCAAATCTTTATATTCAGAATTATTTTCCCCATTTGTGACATAATTCCATTACAGTGACTATGATAACAAAATAGTGTGTTGGTATTTTCCATATGTGGCCGaaataaaaatatttatataCAATAATACTAAATGTAACCGAGTTAAGAACATACTGTAAACTTACTctccacagctagcttgaaaGGTTAGATAAGTCGTTTTTTAAACGACTAGCTAATTTAACTAGCTAAACAGAAAAAGCTAGGCTAACATTACTTTAATTCGCCACTTtacaagctagccagctaactcttcaaataaacataccagatatatgacagagagagatactgtatatactgacctGGTCAGAAAATCTAAATGTCAAACAACAACATACTGGAATGGGGGTCGGTCACAGTACAACAATACCACAACAACATACTGGAATGGGGGTCGGTCACAGTACAACAATACCACAACAACATACTGGAATGGGGGTCGGTCACAGTACAACAATACCACAACAACATACTGGAATGGGGGTCGGTCACAGTACAACAATACCACAACAACATACTGGAATGGGGGTCGGTCCCAGTACAACAATACCACAACAACATACTGGAATGGGGGTCGGTCACAGTACAACAATACCACAACAACATACTGGAATGGGGGTTGCCTCCAATCTGCCATTTGAATCAGTTTACCCGGCAACCTCTGCCCTCTATGATAGGTTAAATCTAGAAATGGCCTGCTATTGGTTACCAAGTCAAAACAAGTTTAAAAGGTCACAGTACAACAATACCACAACAGAATCAGATACTgacatcactccctctctctgtggacCAGCCATTTCCTTTAGCCCTGTCCCCCCCCTCATCAGACCCCCTCATACCGAGCTATGTAGgacatcactccctctctctgtggacCAGCCATTTCCTTTAgccctgtcccccccccctcatcagACCCCCTCATACCGAGCTATGTAGGACAGAGGCAGGGGGATACCAAGGACCTCCGACATAAAAAGGGTTTCAGGCTGGATTAGATTTGGTTTTAACGGTCATATCAGAAACCTGAGATCTGGCGTATCCAGGTCAAATTCTCGTATCCAGGCCAAACGCTGACGaaatcaaaacagattttaattGAGGTCAGAGTTACAAATTCCCCCATGTATCCTGCTCCATAATGACACCATGTTTATGTATAGATATTCCCCATGTTTCTGTATAGATATTCCCCATGTATCCTGCTCCATAATGACACCATGTTTATGTATAGATATTCTCCATGTTTATGTATAGGTATTCACCATGTTTATGTATAGATATTCCCCATGTTTATGTATAGATATTCCCCATGTTTATGTATAGATATTCCCTATGTTTATGTATAGATATTCCCCATGTTTATGTATAGATATTCTCCATGTTTATGTATAGATATTCCCCATGTTTATGTATAGATATTCTCCATGTTTATGTATAGATATTCCCCATGTTTATGTATAGATATTCTCCATGTTTATGTATAGATATTCCCCATGTTTATGTATAGATATTCCCCATGTTTATGTATAGATATTCCCCATGTTTATGTATAGATATTCCCCATGTATCCTGCTCCATAATGACACCATGTTTGTGTATAGATATTCTCCATGTTTATGTATAGATATTCCCCATGTTTATGTATAGATATTCCCCATGTTTATGTATAGATATTCCCCATGTTTATGTATAGATATTCCCCATGTTTATGTATAGATATTCCCCATGTTTATGTATAGATATTCCCCATGTTTATGTATAGATATTCCCCATGTTTATGTATAGATATTCCCCATGTTTATGCATAGATATTCACCATGTTTATGCATAGATATTCCCCATGTTTATGTATAGATATTCCCCATGTTTATGTATAGATATTCCCCATGTTTATGTATAGATAT
This genomic interval from Salmo trutta unplaced genomic scaffold, fSalTru1.1, whole genome shotgun sequence contains the following:
- the LOC115181154 gene encoding uncharacterized protein LOC115181154 — translated: MEPSGTNHKDEKDTAFMEVEEEEEKEDEEEEDEEEEDDSETTVIDGEEESDDKAKETEPQQQEKQAWAPTTYSKFGKEVFCYVGQEISIFEALDSYGAVIWPAALALCHYLETNVEQVNLVDKAVLELGAGPGLVSIVATLLGAWVTATDLPEIIGNLRANLLRNTRGRCRSTPQAAALSWGPDVERTYPSSVYRYDYVLAADVVYHHDYLEELLFTMRYFCRPGTTLIWANKVRLKTDLSFTEDFQDTFNTTLLADMGEVNIFMGTCRETEEEPELVPGKQQEEEEEEHVTECLQEEENGLEEKEEEFKADETTENEEEDETQKNGLKEENKDRENQEDSQDRRDDEEQQNSAGSRSTSESELGGLEEADTQDSNVQQEERPVRVEQFVAEADTQDSNVQQEERPVRVEQFVVEADIQDSNVQQEQKPVRVEQFVMEADTQDSNVPQEERPVRVEQFVAEADTQDSNVQQEERPVRVEQFVVEADTQDSNVQQEERPVWVEQFVAETDKRSEEQDNSLEEEDSDAGDGSCQAWEEQTLEHSDEGYEDDDDDAENTNSRCSTEVTDEDIIEELDTKETKDTGNAQLDNTHVPWIRLDREVYFYAGHKINIVEAMDSHGGVIWPAALALCNYLETNTDVVDLKGKQVLELGSGTGLVSIVASLLGAQVMATDLPDVLSNLRYNLLRNTRGRSKYTPEVTALTWGPEVERTYPRSVYRYDYVLAADVVYHLDLEELLVTMKYFCCPGTTLIWANKVRLKTNLVFTEDFKNTFNTTLLAEMGEVKIFKATCRETEEHLQHHPAG